The proteins below are encoded in one region of Segatella copri:
- a CDS encoding Rpn family recombination-promoting nuclease/putative transposase — protein MKQAEERYISLLTDFGFKRIFGTAMNKELLICFLNSLFNGRQVVKDVSYLNPEHVGDVYTDRRAIFDVYCEGENGEKFIVEMQNAYQTYFKDRALFYSTFPIREQAPKGNEWDFKLNHIYTVALLNFNMNEDAFDKEKIRHHVQLCDTATHKVFYDKLEYIYVEISKFNKPLEELDTLYEKWLYALKNLYKLTQRPKELCDKVFDRLFEEAEIAKFTPQEMREYETSKMAYRDIKNSVDTAKREGIAEGKEERSLEIARKMLAKGIDEATVKEITGLSAEHILQLKAEI, from the coding sequence ATGAAACAGGCAGAAGAAAGATACATCAGCTTGCTGACCGACTTCGGTTTCAAGCGAATTTTTGGAACGGCAATGAATAAGGAATTACTCATTTGCTTCCTCAACAGCTTGTTTAATGGCAGACAGGTTGTGAAGGACGTGTCGTATCTGAACCCGGAGCACGTGGGAGATGTATATACCGACCGCAGAGCCATTTTTGATGTATATTGCGAAGGCGAAAACGGCGAGAAGTTCATCGTAGAAATGCAGAATGCGTACCAGACGTATTTCAAGGATCGCGCCCTTTTCTACTCTACTTTCCCGATTCGCGAACAGGCACCCAAGGGAAATGAATGGGATTTCAAACTCAATCATATCTATACCGTTGCCCTGCTCAACTTCAACATGAACGAGGATGCTTTCGACAAGGAGAAAATCCGCCATCATGTGCAGTTATGCGACACAGCTACCCACAAAGTATTTTACGACAAACTCGAATATATCTATGTAGAGATTTCTAAGTTCAACAAACCCCTGGAAGAACTGGATACGCTCTACGAGAAGTGGCTCTATGCACTGAAGAACCTCTATAAGCTTACCCAGCGCCCTAAAGAGCTGTGCGACAAAGTCTTCGACCGTCTCTTCGAGGAAGCCGAGATAGCCAAGTTCACTCCGCAGGAAATGAGGGAGTACGAAACCAGCAAGATGGCATATCGCGACATCAAGAATTCCGTAGACACCGCCAAGCGTGAAGGTATAGCCGAAGGCAAGGAAGAAAGAAGTCTTGAGATTGCCAGAAAGATGCTGGCAAAGGGCATAGATGAAGCGACGGTAAAGGAAATAACCGGGCTGTCGGCGGAACATATACTGCAGCTAAAAGCAGAAATATAG
- a CDS encoding DUF2807 domain-containing protein — protein sequence MKKLCIWAVAAALFLAPMGLSSCSMGSSASEMKGSLNFTQDDLTEKPFRAIDVDVIASVYYTQNNGDECSVRLDYSAIKDAEFVQKLKEKLKVVYRDGEVKIGLNGKLKVPAVCNSEKNRLKIYITSPDLVKITQEGVGSFYAKTINSDRLKIDNEGVGSVKIGKILANKLEVTNEGVGSVNIDDVAGDDMNIDNEGVGSVKISKIEMGSVKLDNEGVGSVNLGMFKGGSLIIKNEGVGSVKAKVDCQSVNATSEGVGGVNLSGVTRQYNKKKGGIGGISDGGLTVRK from the coding sequence ATGAAGAAATTATGTATTTGGGCGGTGGCTGCCGCTTTGTTCTTAGCCCCAATGGGCTTGAGTTCTTGCAGTATGGGATCTTCTGCCAGTGAAATGAAGGGAAGTCTCAACTTTACGCAGGATGATTTGACCGAGAAGCCTTTCAGGGCTATCGACGTGGATGTGATTGCCAGCGTTTATTATACCCAGAACAATGGCGATGAATGCAGCGTTCGATTGGATTACTCTGCCATCAAGGATGCTGAGTTCGTACAGAAACTCAAGGAGAAACTCAAGGTGGTTTATCGTGACGGCGAGGTGAAGATCGGACTCAACGGAAAACTCAAGGTGCCTGCCGTTTGTAACTCTGAAAAGAATAGACTCAAGATTTATATCACCAGTCCTGACCTGGTGAAGATTACACAGGAAGGCGTGGGTTCATTCTATGCCAAGACGATTAATAGCGACCGCCTGAAAATCGATAACGAGGGTGTAGGCTCTGTCAAGATTGGGAAGATTCTTGCCAACAAACTGGAGGTAACCAACGAGGGTGTTGGCTCGGTAAATATCGATGATGTGGCTGGAGATGATATGAACATTGATAACGAAGGCGTAGGCTCTGTGAAAATCTCTAAGATTGAGATGGGAAGTGTGAAACTGGATAATGAGGGCGTAGGATCTGTTAATCTGGGAATGTTTAAGGGCGGCAGTCTGATTATCAAGAACGAAGGTGTGGGCAGCGTGAAAGCCAAGGTTGACTGCCAAAGTGTAAACGCTACATCCGAGGGCGTTGGCGGAGTTAACTTGAGCGGTGTAACCCGTCAGTACAATAAGAAAAAAGGTGGAATCGGAGGAATTTCTGATGGCGGATTGACTGTAAGAAAGTAA
- a CDS encoding DUF5020 family protein — protein sequence MKKMKSLLLMALALLPASKTLAQTNAQVFYDFGSDRKFVTLTLEMFKQDKWGNTYFFVDHDFNYDKMDTSSPNVAQGGTYTEISRALNFWQNSPMKNWSLHVEYNGGITKNYPINNAWLFGVEYFMHDKSFKNTLTLQALYKTIRKTDQNVPMQFTAVWGCKDIFGLKGLNFSGFADFWWENHVSMLDKDGNVKLDKNGEVAYTPEHTVFTTEPQLWYNVGQHFGCENLSVGSEVEISHNFGSNAGWMVRPCLGVKWDF from the coding sequence ATGAAAAAGATGAAAAGCCTACTGCTCATGGCACTTGCGTTGCTCCCTGCGAGCAAAACTTTAGCACAGACCAACGCCCAAGTTTTCTACGACTTCGGCAGTGACCGCAAGTTTGTTACCCTCACACTCGAAATGTTCAAGCAGGACAAATGGGGTAACACTTATTTCTTTGTAGACCACGACTTCAATTACGACAAGATGGACACCAGCAGTCCAAACGTGGCACAGGGTGGTACCTACACAGAGATTTCACGTGCATTGAACTTCTGGCAGAACAGCCCAATGAAGAACTGGAGCCTCCACGTAGAGTATAATGGTGGTATTACCAAGAACTACCCTATCAACAATGCCTGGCTCTTCGGTGTGGAGTATTTCATGCACGACAAGAGTTTCAAGAACACCTTGACACTCCAGGCACTCTACAAGACTATCCGCAAGACCGACCAGAACGTACCGATGCAGTTTACTGCTGTTTGGGGATGCAAAGACATCTTTGGATTAAAGGGATTGAACTTTAGCGGTTTCGCAGATTTCTGGTGGGAGAATCACGTAAGTATGCTTGACAAGGATGGAAACGTGAAGCTCGACAAGAATGGCGAAGTAGCCTATACTCCTGAGCACACCGTCTTCACTACTGAGCCACAGCTCTGGTATAATGTAGGTCAGCACTTCGGCTGCGAGAACCTGAGCGTAGGTAGCGAGGTAGAAATCAGCCACAACTTCGGCAGCAATGCCGGCTGGATGGTTCGCCCTTGCCTCGGTGTAAAGTGGGACTTCTAA
- the glyA gene encoding serine hydroxymethyltransferase, whose translation MVKDQEIFDLIEREHQRQLKGMELIASENFVSDEVMNAMGSYLTNKYAEGLPGKRYYGGCQVVDIVENLAIERVKKVFGAEYANVQPHSGAQANAAVLLAVLKPGDTFMGLNLDHGGHLSHGSHVNTSGILYNPIGYNLNKETGRVDYDEMEKLALEHKPKLIIGGGSAYSREWDYARMRKIADEVGALLMIDMAHPAGLIAAGLLDNPLKYAHIVTSTTHKTLRGPRGGIILMGKDFDNPWGLTTKKGEVKKMSMLLNSAVFPGQQGGPLEHVIAAKAVAFNENLQPSWKEYATQVKKNAAVLADDLIGRGFAIVSGGTDNHSMLVDLRSKYPDLTGKVAENALVAADITVNKNMVPFDSRSAFQTSGIRLGTAAMTTRGAKEDMMHLIAELIEEVLNAPEDEKVIARVREKVNATMKDYPLFAY comes from the coding sequence ATGGTAAAAGATCAAGAGATTTTCGACTTAATCGAAAGAGAACATCAGCGCCAGCTGAAAGGTATGGAGCTTATCGCTTCTGAGAATTTCGTGAGTGACGAGGTGATGAACGCTATGGGTTCTTACCTTACTAACAAGTATGCCGAGGGTCTGCCAGGCAAACGTTATTATGGCGGATGCCAGGTAGTTGACATCGTAGAGAACCTCGCCATCGAGCGTGTAAAGAAGGTGTTCGGTGCTGAGTATGCCAACGTACAGCCTCACTCTGGTGCGCAGGCTAACGCTGCTGTTCTGCTTGCCGTATTGAAGCCAGGTGATACCTTCATGGGCTTGAACCTCGACCACGGCGGCCACCTCTCTCATGGTAGCCACGTCAATACATCCGGTATTCTCTACAACCCTATCGGTTACAACCTGAACAAGGAGACTGGCCGTGTAGACTACGACGAGATGGAGAAACTGGCTCTTGAGCACAAACCAAAACTGATTATCGGTGGTGGTAGCGCTTATAGCCGCGAGTGGGATTATGCCCGCATGCGCAAGATTGCCGATGAGGTAGGCGCTCTCCTCATGATCGATATGGCTCACCCTGCAGGTCTGATTGCAGCCGGTCTGCTCGACAACCCATTGAAGTATGCGCACATCGTTACTTCTACTACTCACAAGACCCTCCGTGGCCCTCGTGGCGGTATCATTCTGATGGGCAAAGATTTTGACAACCCATGGGGTTTGACTACCAAGAAGGGCGAGGTTAAGAAGATGAGCATGCTCTTGAATTCTGCCGTATTCCCAGGTCAGCAGGGTGGTCCGCTGGAGCACGTCATCGCGGCAAAGGCAGTAGCCTTCAATGAGAATCTGCAGCCTTCATGGAAGGAGTATGCTACTCAGGTAAAGAAGAATGCAGCCGTACTCGCAGATGACCTCATCGGTCGCGGATTCGCTATCGTGAGCGGTGGTACAGACAACCATTCTATGCTCGTAGACCTCCGAAGTAAATATCCAGATCTCACAGGTAAAGTCGCTGAGAATGCGCTGGTTGCAGCCGACATCACAGTCAACAAGAACATGGTTCCATTCGACAGCCGTTCTGCCTTCCAGACATCAGGTATCCGCCTGGGTACAGCAGCCATGACCACACGTGGCGCCAAGGAAGATATGATGCACCTCATTGCCGAACTCATCGAGGAGGTTCTGAATGCTCCTGAGGACGAGAAGGTCATTGCCCGCGTTCGCGAAAAGGTGAATGCTACAATGAAGGATTACCCTCTCTTCGCATACTAA